From the Micromonospora echinofusca genome, the window GGTCAGGCCTCGCGGGGCGCGGGCGCGGGGTTGCCGTCGGCCGCCGCCTGCTCACCCGCCTGGTCGGTGACGTCGCGGGGCAGCCGCAGCGGCAGCGGCTCGCGCACCGGCTTGGCCTCCTGGCCCCGGTCGACCACGAGGCCGTCGAGGCACTCCGCGAGCGGGCCGGCGGCGCCCGGATCGGTGGCCGCGTCGCCCTGGTAGACGCCGCGGACCATCCAGCGCGGCCCGTCGATGCCGACGAACCGCAGGTCGGTCAGCCCGTCCGGGGTACGCACCCGGGCGCGCAGCTCGGTGCCGTACTCGCCCTGGACCTCCTGGGCGGCGGCGCCGTCGTTGAACAGTGACTGGCGGATCTCCTCACGCACCTCGTCCCAGATGCCCTCGGAGCGCGGCGCGGCGAAGACGCCGAGCTGGAGCGCGTTCGAGCCGTGCACGAGCACGACCTGCTGGATCACGCCCTCCGGGTCGGCCTGCACCCGCACCTCGACGTCACGCACCGCCGGGATGTGCAGGCTGCCCAGGTCGAGCCGCTGCACCCCCTCGGGCGCCTCCGAGAGGTCGTACGGGCCGCGGGCCGGGGCCGACTCCTCGTGGGAGTCGAGGACCTCGGTCGTCCGCTCGTCGCGGGCGTGCCGTGCGGCACTGTCCCGCTTCCGGGAGAAGATCACTGCGCCAACCCTCCGCTGTTCGTGCTCACCCTGCCACCTCTTCCGTCCGGCCGCCTGCCCGGTCCCGCTCTTCCCGTCGCGCGTCCGGCACGTCCGGCGCCCGCCGTGCGTCCGGGGTCGTGCCCTGCCCGCCACCCGTGGGGGACGACGCCAGGCCGGCGTGGCCGCCCGTGGAGCCGTGCCCGCCGCTGCCGCGCCGGGACTCCGGCAGCTCGGTCGCCGGCCGGAAGTCCGCCCGCGCCACCCGCTGCACGACGAGCTGCGCGATGCGGTCGCCACGGGAGATCTTCGCCGGTGTCTCCCGATCATGGTTGATCAGGTTGACCAGGATCTCACCCCGGTAGCCGGCGTCGACCGTACCGGGCGCGTTGAGCACCGTCACGCCGAGTCTGGTCGCGAGCCCCGAACGGGGGTGGACGAGGCCCACGTACCCCTCCGGCAACGCGATCGCCACGCCGGTCGGGACCAGGGCCCGGCCGCCGGGTGGCAGCTCGACGTCCGCCGCCGCCACCAGGTCTGCCCCGGCGTCACCGGGATGGGCGTACGCCGGCAGCGGCAGCTCGGGGTCGAGCTGCCGTACGGGCACGGGTACGACGTCGGTCACGGTTCCCCTCTTCCGTCCGTCCTGTTGGGGTGTCCCTGCCATCCTGCCGGTTCCGTCGGGCTTCGTGCGCCGTACCCTGGCAGGAGTGAGCCTGTCACCATCCTCGCCCTCCCCGGCGCCGGCCGCCGCGAGCCCCCCGCAGTACGCCGAGCGGCTCACTCTGCCCTGGTGGCTGTGGCTGGGCGGGCTGGGCGCGGCGGCGCTGCTCGCCCTGGAGGTCTGGATGGGCGCGCCCGGCGTGCGCGCCTGGCTGCCGTTCGTGGTGCTGCTGCCGGCGACCGTCGCCGGCCTGGTCTGGCTCGGCCGGATCAGGATCGCCGTACGCGACGGCGAACTGCGGGTGGACGACGCCCGGCTGCCGGTCCGGTTCGTCGCCGACGTCGTCCCGTTGGACGCCGCCGGCCGGCGTGAGGTGCTCGGGGTCGGCGCCGACCCGCTGGCGTTCGTGGTGCAGCGGCCGTGGGTCCCCGGCGCCGTCCAGGTGGTCCTCGACGACCCGGCCGACCCCACCCCGTTCTGGGTGGTCAGCACCCGCCGCCCGGTCGAGCTGGCCGAGGCGCTCCTCGCCGCCCGCGACGCCGCCCGGCCCTGAACCCGCCGCGACGCCTCGGTGGTGCCGGGGCCGCCCGTGCCTGAGTCGTCCCGGCCGCTGTCGGACCTGCTCCCGGCCGGTCAGTCGGCGCCGGGGAGGGCCGGCGGGCCGCCCGGCAGGGCCTTGGACCGGCGACGCAGGTCGCTGCGGAGCTGGTCCGCCATCGTCCGGGTGGCCCGGCGGTTGAGGTAGCTGGCCACCGCCGCCCCGGTGAGGAAGGGGCCGAGGGTGGTCAGGTTGCGGCCGAAGCGCTTGAGCAGGGTGTCGCGCAGTTCCTTGCGCGCGGCGGTACCCAGCACGGCGCCCACCCCGACGCCGGGCATCATCGGGTTGATCCCCCGCTGCCCGGCCCAGGACTGCACCAGCGCGACCGCCCGCTGGGTGCCGCCGGTCGGCACCGGCGCCCCGTAGACCTCGTGCAGTTCGCCGATCAGCTTCAGCTCCACGGCCACCACGGCGACCGTCTCGGCCGCCAGCAGGACCGGAGCGGAGAGCAGGGTCGGGGCGACCGCCCACTCGACCGCCGCCACTCCTCCGCCGGCGGCGCCGATCCCGGCGGTCGTCCGCGCGGCGTTGCGCACCAGCCGCTCGGCCAGCTCCTCGCCGTCCAGGCCGTCGAAGTGCCGACGCAGGGTGGCCAGGTCGCGTACGGGCACGTGGGGGGCGATCTCGGCGACCGTGTCGACCATCCAGCGCACCGCGCTCTTCGGCTTGAACAGATCGGTCAGCCCACGCGCGCGCGCCTGTCCGACGAGTCGGCCGAGCAGTTGCCGCCGGCGGGCCGGCTCGACGTCGTCGGCGGTCAGCGCCGCGACGGTGGCGCCCAGCTCGTCCGCGCCGGACGCGGACGCGACGTCGGCGTGGTCACCGCCTGCGGGCGCGGTATCGGCGTGGTCACCGCCTGCGGGCACGGTGTCGGCGTGGTCACCGCGTGCGGGCACGGTGTCGGCGTGGTCGCCCCGCGCACCGGGGTCGCCCACGACGCCGGCGCGGGGCGGGTCGGTGCCCCGCACGCCGCCGGACTCGCTCCGCTCGCTCATGCCCGACCTCCCGAATGGACCGACGTCGACCTGACGGTCACCCGTCAACGAGTCAAGCAGGTCCCCGGGAGTACCGCACGGCGACTCGATCAGCGGCGGCCCCGGCGAGGGAGCCGCCGCTGGTGCGGACGCACGATGTCAGACGCACTCGCGGCAGATGAGCTCGCCGTTGCGTTCCACCGCCAACTGGCTGCGGTGGTGCACGAGGAAGCAGCGGGCGCACCGGAACTCGTCCTGCTGCATCGGCAGCACCTTGACCGTCAGTTCCTCGTCCGCCAGGTCGGCGCCGGGCAGCTCGAAGCTCTCGGCCACCTCGGCCTCGTCGACGTCCACGGCGCCCGACTGTGAGTCGACGCGTCGGGCCTTGAGCTCTTCCAGGCTGTCCTCGCCGAGGTCGACCTCGTCGCGACGCGGGGCGTCGTAGTCGGTGGCCATCGGTTTCACTCTCCCATATCGATGTTGTCGCTTCCGGTTGTAACGCCGGACGACGCTGTTTCGGTTCCGCTGGCCGGCCACCACTTGTGTCGGTCACCCGACCCGAAGACAGCACGGACGGAGGCATCCCCAAGGAACACCCGGCGAGCGCGGAACATACCCCCCCTTTGGGCGAGGCATGTATACCGCCCTCGTGGCTGAGATGTACGCCCCCGCACGCGAAGTTGTTCCCAATGTGACTCAGGCGACACGAAGATAGGGGTAGTACTACCCGGTTCCCGGATGGCGCGCCGGCATGTCCGGCTGTTTCCACGCGACGGCCGGACAACCGTTAACCTCAGCGGCGTACTCGACGGCCGGCGGGGCGGCCCGTCCACCCGGCGGCCGCCACCACCCACCACTGTCCGGGGAGCACCCTGATGAGCTTTGCGCGAGTGCGAGCACTCGTTGTCGTCGGCCTGCTGGCGGTGCTGGCCCTCGTCTTCGTGGTCGTCGCGCTGGTCCGCGACACCCAGAGCAGCGCCGGCCTCGCCGGCGGCTGCCCCGAGGGCTGGCCGCTGGCCGACGTGACCCTGCGGGAACCCAAGGACGTCAAGATCAACGTGCTGAACGGCACGGACCGGATCGGCCTGGCCACGTCCATCGCCGACGACT encodes:
- a CDS encoding DUF3710 domain-containing protein codes for the protein MIFSRKRDSAARHARDERTTEVLDSHEESAPARGPYDLSEAPEGVQRLDLGSLHIPAVRDVEVRVQADPEGVIQQVVLVHGSNALQLGVFAAPRSEGIWDEVREEIRQSLFNDGAAAQEVQGEYGTELRARVRTPDGLTDLRFVGIDGPRWMVRGVYQGDAATDPGAAGPLAECLDGLVVDRGQEAKPVREPLPLRLPRDVTDQAGEQAAADGNPAPAPREA
- the dut gene encoding dUTP diphosphatase; its protein translation is MTDVVPVPVRQLDPELPLPAYAHPGDAGADLVAAADVELPPGGRALVPTGVAIALPEGYVGLVHPRSGLATRLGVTVLNAPGTVDAGYRGEILVNLINHDRETPAKISRGDRIAQLVVQRVARADFRPATELPESRRGSGGHGSTGGHAGLASSPTGGGQGTTPDARRAPDVPDARREERDRAGGRTEEVAG
- a CDS encoding DUF3093 domain-containing protein; the encoded protein is MSPSSPSPAPAAASPPQYAERLTLPWWLWLGGLGAAALLALEVWMGAPGVRAWLPFVVLLPATVAGLVWLGRIRIAVRDGELRVDDARLPVRFVADVVPLDAAGRREVLGVGADPLAFVVQRPWVPGAVQVVLDDPADPTPFWVVSTRRPVELAEALLAARDAARP
- a CDS encoding DUF4193 domain-containing protein, which produces MATDYDAPRRDEVDLGEDSLEELKARRVDSQSGAVDVDEAEVAESFELPGADLADEELTVKVLPMQQDEFRCARCFLVHHRSQLAVERNGELICRECV